The window agagagaaaggtcaaCGGGTAAGGGTATGGGTGTGTGGTCCTAGTTGGCAACAAAACAACCAACCACAAACTAGGAAAaatttagttctaattgggtccaaacaattagGACTTAACATGAATTAGATCACAACCAAAACATATCACCCACAACACCAACTAACGTCCAAGAGCAATTTAGTCTTTTCACACCACCGATAAAAATAATTCGGGATGGGCTGTGACAATTGGTTCATGCTTTGGGCGTGCAAATATTcaaagtaggattctctcccctcctatttAAACGGTTATGATGaagccacatcaacatcttattgtgaaattttatatagagaaaaagattataaaaaaaaaaatataagaggaggggagagaagaAGATGATATATGTGATCATTTTGTTTCAAATAACTAAAATACACCTATTTATTTTTGGTGACCAACcaaacaaaatttttttttttaacaaacaaaacaatattTTCTTAAATGCAAATTTTTATTCCGTTTAAATCAGGTACACTTCAGTGTACTTAAAGCTTTCATTAAGTTAGTTAATTGAGTTCTCTTgcatttaaatttgaatttcatcTCCAACAAAAGTTTGAATTTCATCTTATACATTTCGATTATTTAAATGTAGTATTATTATTTGTATCAAGTCAATCACACTTCAACTCTTTATTTAGTTGGACACTTAATTCTAATAAGTGATATCAAATCTCAAACGAGGAATCTTCCCATAAAATTACAACTACTTATGAATTAGTCCAATTCTTTATCTCAAATTATTTAGGGTTTGTTGAAAcagcttttaaaatgattgaaaacgttttagaaaaaatatgtttagcttctaaaagcacttaaagtgtttcaTGCCCTTACACTTAATGACTTAAGCATTCTAAAAACAATAAGGTACTTTTTtagaatttacttgcatttttactaagaattagttttaaaaacattttcatcaaaaaacaTTTCAACAATTTTAAATGCACTTTCAAACGAGTTCTTACACTTACTGACTTAAGCATTGAATAAATTCAATTTTAAACGGTTTCCTCaccataaaaaaatttcaattattttcgTTACATTTAACAACAGAAAATTTGTTTTCCAAATATTTGTAGCTTATGAATTTTCATTCACTTTTATAATTTAAGGGGTAATAACGTCTTTCAATAAAATCATCAAATTTAGGGGTGTTGGTAAGCGGGTTTTTGATATTGCCAAGGAACTGGAAGGCACCTTTATCTGACACAACGCGAACTCAAACGGTGTCGTTTTGTCCTCAGTGAAATTGACTCAGTTCTTTCAGGCCCTGACATGTTTCATTTCGTTTCATTTCGTTTCAATTCAACCATGGCGCTTTGCTTTTCAACAGGTAAGCTCCTCTGGCTTTTTGCACAGCTGACCACACTCAGAAGCAGAAACAACCAAGCAAACACCGAAaaaagttcagattttatcgtaaattaattgacaatatgaaaaatagttttactttttataggTTGGTATAAATATTAAACCCGAGACTCAACTAAGTATTAAACTTGCTATTCATAAAAGTTATCGTTTATAAATAGAGATAATACCACTAGATTTTGGTAACGAGTAAAGGTAATTATTTTTCTGTAGAGATCAATGAATGATGCTTGGCAGGGTGCATTTTCATGTTAACTAGCtcctagagagagaaacacTTTTTACCTTTCTAGTGAGAGAAAGTGAAGGAATACAAGAATCCATTTTTGCTGCTCTCAATCTCAACACTTTCCTTTTCTATGTCAATTCTACATTCCCATTCTGTCTTCACCTGCTCTCCTCTTAACTGGGTTTACCTGGAATtgctcctctctctctttctctctacacaTTTTGAGTGAACAGCGTTTAGGTGTGTGCACTGTGTGGGGTATATGGATTTTTGACTTCAGAGGGAGCTTTCCCACTTTCATATATTttggcttttgcttttgcttttgcttcagCTTCTTGCAGCTGGTTTAAAAAAACGgtgcttttctgcttttctctattttttttttccctgatTATTTTTTGTGTGCAATTATTATGCCCCTTTTGTCACTATATCAAGCTTCTTGTTACACCATCACTCTTTGCCTTCTATTCTTTTTCTTATAGGCTACACAGTTCCCATCTCTATTATTTGGTGGTTTAGTGGGTTGTACATGTGGGTTGTTCAATCTTTTGGGTCATCACTGCTGTGCTGACTGTTTCCCCTGTTTCTGCTCACTTCAGTGGGGGGTTTTAGCTAGATTTGGAATCTGGGTTTTGCTTAGATTTGTGTTTTCATAGTGTTTCTGGTGTTTTTCTAGTGAGATAAAGCAAGTTCAGAGGAGGAATCATGGCGAGTGGAGGCGGCGGTGGAGCTCCAAAAGTTACAGAGCCACAGCCACATCCACCAAAAGAACAGCTACCCAACGTTTCTTACTGCATTACTAGTCCACCTCGATGGCGTGAGTGCCTCTAATACCACATTCACTAATTATTTTACTTGTTTTGCTATCTGGGATTCTAAATTTCTAAGCTTTTTTTTCACGTACTAATGATATTGTAAGATTATTCTTGGTGGATCTTTAGTTTCTAGCTGTGATTCTTTTGAATCATTTTGGTATATCTGAAGCAGGTGTTAGATAATTCTTCTCTTTAATTTATTCTATTTAGGGGACATATTCCTGCATTTTAATTGTTGAAAGTAGCTTTTTCTTagttctctctttttctttggtAGATACCACTTTTCGAAAGGGAAATGGAAAGTCGAAATTCTAagtgcttttgtttttctgaaAGAAATTTACTGTCTTTCTTCTtacccttcttttctttttctttttggaattGCGTTTCTGGAGGGATTTGTCTTAATCTTATGTATATTTTGTTAATTGCTTACTTGTCTATTCTTTTGACTCGGTAGCTTTTACCGATTAAGTGTTATCACTACTATTTTTGGGAACCTGGTATCTTGTTTTGCATTAGCCAGAACCGAAGCAATGTGCTGAATTCTAATTCGGTGGGAATCAGTTTGACTTTTGATTTCTGTTTATTGGGTTACCTGTAAAATTCTACCATGGCCGCCTTGGTTTCTCGTTTCTCTTTTCGGGTTTGGCAAAGCATTTCCGTTACGCTGTGGTAATGCTGCTCTAAGTTCTGTTTTACGTCTTTTATCTGTATACGAATTCAAATTGAACATGTTGATACATTGCAGATCTTGTGTAGTTTTAATTTTGTAGTGCAGGTGAGCTTGATTACTCTTAAATCCTGTTATTACTTCATTTGTTAGTCGTAAATGATTTAACAAAATCACGGCCCATTTCTGGTGCAGCCGATGCCATTCTCCTTGGTTTTCAACACTACCTTGTGATGCTTGGAACTTCAGTTCTCATCCCCAGTGCTCTTGTTCCCCAGATGGGAGGAGGAAATGTAAGACTCGAAGAGCTTTTTGCGCAAATTGTGATTGACATCAGCCATATATTGTACTTTTCTTCAAAATTGACCAactgtatatatgtataaacaTGTGTCGCTTGCTATTGTTATAGGAGGAGAAGGCCAAGGTGATCCAGACCCTACTCTTTGTTGCTGGTTTGAACACATTGAAACAGACTTTGTTTGGGACTAGACTACCAGCAGTGATTGGAGGGTCGTATACGTTTGTCCCGACCACAATTTCCATCATATTAGCTGGTCGATTCAGTGATGGTCAAGACCCTATAGAGGTTTGTTCTGAATCCCATCCCCTTTTTTTGGTAGTCATTTTATAAACCAAATTGTTTGTCACTGGTGCATAACAAAAAATACATCAGGTAACCGTAGTTGTTATTTTATATGTGTCAAGTGAACTTGCTGAAATGCATACACATAATGCTGATACACTACTTACTAGAACAGTGattgatttataaaatttagagAGAAGACGAGTTACGTGCATTCAGACATCAATAATTCTCACTTTCATCTGCACAGACTTGATTGGAAGCTTGCAGCTTGTGACTATGTTTTAACCTCGTTCATTTCAGAAATTTAAGAGGACAATGCGGGCAATCCAGGGTGCTCTTATTGTTGCTTCAACTCTTCAGATAGTCTTAGGCTTCAGTGGCCTTTGGCGTAATGTTGCAAGGTTGGTTCTAAATAAGCGAAACTCAATCATGGTTGTTAGATTAGTCTAGAACTTGTGAGATTCATAGAGAAATATTTCAGTTTTCTTGCTAAGCTTAAAAAGTCATGGTGATTAAAGCTCAACAAATTTTATTGTTCAGGTTTTTAAGCCCACTTTCAGTTGTCCCTTTGGTAGGAATGGTTGGTTTTGGACTCTACGAGTTAGGTTTTCCAGTGGTAAGTGCTCTTCTGAGATGTGTATGGGCGCGTAATATACGGTGGATAATGTTCTGACAATTATTTCTTAATGCTTCTCCTGGATATTTAGCTTGCAAAATGTGTGGAGATTGGACTGCCAGAGCTTATCATTTTAGTATTCATTTCTCAGGTAATGGTCCTTAAAACGTGTTCGAATCCTTATTATGTCTCTTGCCTTTGTGCTGTTATCTTTGTAACCTTAGAGAAAACTATTCTGCAAGGCTGATATTGTATTTGCAATGATTGTGATGCAGTATTTGCCGCACATAATTCACAAAGGAAAACCTATATTTGATCGTTTTGCTGTCATATTTTCTGTGGTGATTGTGTGGATTTATGCTCACCTACTCACGGTTGGTGGAGCATATAATGATACCGGCCCAAAAACACAGGCAAGCTGCCGTACTGATCGTGCTGGACTTATAAATGCTGCTCCGTGGTTAGTATGAAATGTGTCCTTAATAcaattttaacatttttattGCTGTAATCCTTGCTCTTTACCACGGTCCAACCAAAATTTTTGGTGAAcaaggaaaaattaaattgaaatgtCCTTTTGTTATTCTTTTCAAAGTAGGCTCCCAAGCCTTACTTGGAGTTTAAGACATGCTATGACGTTTAAATTCTTGATTTGCCTTCGTTAAATAGTAAATATTTAGTCACTAGCATGGCTTATGTTTTGGATTGGTACCTAACATTTgttggaaattaatccttacTGGAACTTGGGTTTGCAGGATTAGAGTTCCATATCCCTTCCAATGGGGAGCACCTTCCTTTGATGCTGGTGAAGCCTTTGCTATGATGGCAGCGTcttttgttgcacttgttgaGGTTTGCTCTCTATACCTTCCCCTTCTCTTAAATTGATATTAGTTGATAGGCCGaaattcataattttcattACTCTGTATTACTTTATAAAACAGTCAACTGGTGCTTTCATCGCTGTTTCAAGATATGCTAGTGCAACTCCAGTGCCACCTGCTATTCTGAGTCGTGGAGTTGGTTGGCAGGTATAAATGCTTATCTATTTGTGAATTTTATTTTCCTACAAATTTCTTCGACATAAACTTATCTGATTTTGTTTCCAAACCTGAATGCGCATCAATCTATCAATGCTATCTTTACGTTATACAGGTGAGCAAAATATAATGCAGTTTTTGTATTCACAGGGAGTTGGCATTCTGATTTCGGGCTTGTTTGGAACTGTGACTGGATCCTCAGTTTCTGTGTAAGACTCTTAATAGGAAACATTTATGCTGtataaataaacatcctacttCATTAAGTGGAAAATAGAGTTCCTACCTTGTTCTAAGACTTCCCGTTGTCTCTGAACAGAGAAAATGCTGGTCTGTTGGCGTTGACGCGTGTTGGCAGTCGAAGGGTTGTGCAAATATCTGCTGGTTTCATGATATTTTTCTCCATTCTGGGTAAGTTATTAATGTATGAGATCTTCTGAATTGAAGGTACATTATAATTTATGTTAAGTTGGCAACTGTTTGCGACCGTTTTGTTTTGTTACTCAACATTTCATCATTTTACAGGCAAATTTGGAGCAGTCTTCGCATCAATCCCAGGGCCAATCATTGCTGCTTTGTACTGTCTGTTCTTTGCATATGTTGGTATGTACAGCTCCTTTGACATGTGCTAGCAGACTGTAGATGGCTCAAGCTCCTTCATTTTTATATCAGATTATTTTATGATGTCTAttccatttaaattttaatcatgCATTCACAGGTGCCGGAGGTCTTAGCTTTCTACAATTCTGTAACCTAAACAGCTTCCGAACAAAGTTCATATTGGGCTTCTCTATCTTCCTTGGTTTGTCCATACCGCAGTACTTCAACGAGTACACGGCCATCAACGGTTACGGTCCAGTCCACACAGGAGGAAGATGGGTCTGCAATAATTATAACAAACCCATGTATTTCCTGAATCATGCAATTTTATGTTATGATCTTTACTAACATAAATGTTCATCTATTTTTCGCAGTTCAATGATATGATCAATGTCCCTCTACAGTCAGAAGCGTTTGTCGCGGGCTGTGTTGCATATTTCTTGGACAACACACTGCACCGGAAGGACAGTTCAGTTAGGAAAGACCGAGGTAAACATTGGTGGGACAAGTTCCGGTACTTCAAGGGCGATTCAAGGAGTGAGGAGTTTTATTCGCTACCATTCAATCTCAACAAGTATTTTCCATCCGTATGAAGAAGCTCGTGGTTCGGAGTTTTTGAACGGGAAGCGGGGTTCCGGTGTACTGATCGACCCCAAGGTCTCAATAACTTGTCTGTGATCCCTCTGTTTCTTTGCTGATATATAAGATGTATCTTTTCCTGAATACGATGTTGTAGTCGTACGTAAATCCAACTGGGGATGCCAATTAAAGTTAGCCTTGAAGCAGTTCTGTGCTCTCCAATTttagttcatttttttttatatggagATCATAACTTCCTTGATCACGTAAGGAAATTTTAGTCTTGACAAGTGTTCCCTCTTAACCTATCCATGTTCAGTAAGCGAGTCTAAAGACGGTGATTTTCTATTATGCTCCTGTGTATGCACCGAGATTTTTAGTCGTTGGATTCTTGTTCATTGAATTTCCTAAACGCATCTCTAACAATCCATTGCTTTAATGCTTGCCATACACAGAAGCACGGTAGAGTTTTTGCGAAAATCGAACTCAATAGTTCGTGAAAATTCATCGTCTTACATTTTATTTGTTGGCTAGTTAACTAATAACATAGAAGACATGGGCGTAGCTACAAAGATCAAATCTTTTGCACCAAAAATGGGTGTAGCTTCTTTGCGTCCCCGATTATTGTTTGATACATATTAAGTTTATGACAACAATATTAAGAATAATTAAGTTTATAAATATATGTTAGTCAATAATTTGAGCAATAGCAAGGCCGCACCTATTTTAAGTATAGAAATATAATCTCGTAGCTACATTAACTTAAGCGAATGTGCTCATCTCTGCAGTTTATATTGgtatttatctttttcttgaCCAAGAAAAGAACATAACATAAAAAACTTGGTGGTCCATCCAACAAGTTGGAGGAGCATTTGGATATATtagctttggatttggaatgaatTCAATTGAGATCTGTGTTATTGGTGGACCCAAAATATGTGAGACCCACTGTAGTGTGGTTGATCCACACAATTTCTATTAGGGCCCAATTACACCAGGCCCACTGAAAACTCACTCCAATCAGTAAGCAGCTTAGAGCATAAGTATCTCTTTAATTCCAACCTACCAGCTTGCACACCATGTTCCTTGCAACTTGACCAATTGTTAACAGACCAAACGGACGTTCTAcctggtaaaaaaaaaacattaaataaaatgctcCACAAGCGTAATATATTCTCGAGAAATGCTAGACTCAGTCGCATGTCTTATAATGTTTCAATGTCTAACAATTATTCGAGTTTGACATCCTCCAATGCATTAGCATCTGGCAATTACTCAAGTTCGTTGATTGGTCCCCAGTACATTAACGTTTCACAGTTATTCACATAGACGACCGACACTAGCAGCATTctaaattatttgaaaattttcctaCATTAGATGATGGTGAATGGTGATGAACTAGACAACGCATAATTCCATTAGAAAAAATTCCTCATAATTCCATTAGAAAAAATTCCTCATGCACAGAAGAAAGAGGAGAAGTTCTTACTGAAGAAAGAAAGTTGAGActacaccataaaaccaattggcaatatacgGAGTAAcctaacttacttataagcctaTGCAAGGTCCCTCATCTCATCAATgtgggactcattctcaacacttACTTGAAGATGACAACACCAAATTTAAGTCTTCCCTTAGCTCCAGGTGAGAGGATTTTATTAGGATATCTTCTTGGGTTTTGGTCACAGACTAGGGTTACAAAAAACGGAAGAAACAAAAACCAGCAAATTAATCAAATCTCCCAACATCCTATTTGCTGTTTGGTAGGGGAAATTAGTAGAAATACAAGGTTTTATTGCCTAATGGAGATGACAATGCATGGGACCTAGAAATTAATACAGAATgggaaagaaacaaaaaacaactCTGATCATACAAAAATTCCCAGAAAATACTCATCTCCTGCTGCAGCTGCTGTTTGGTGGGAGGTCCAAACAGAGAGAAGGTCGAATGCATTATGCATGCCAAGGGAATGGCAATGGGGACCTACAATGTTGTTACTGTTACTATCCATGATCCACCCACTTCAATTCATGAAAAGGAGAGGAAGTGCAATGCAATCCATTCGTTTTTTGCATGGATAAAGTTAAGCACAGAGAAAATGAAATGCGTACATATATAGCTATGGAGAAGTCAGGACTCAGAAGGGTCAATATCTTTCATTTTATGttaattaaattgttttagTCCCCTAATTCTCGATTAACAGATCTGACTAGGGTTTTATTaccacaaattttttatttttccgtgTTAGGGTTTGAGACGGATGGACTATTAAATACGAGCTACGTTTTGGTAGGCTTAAGAATTGTTAATAATGAGGAGGTGATGAAAGCCGAACAGTATCTAAGTTTTGAGTGTTCGTACTAAAATTGTTGAATGGTTTGGTGGAACTTAAATTACTATTGTTCATAGAAACCAAACCCCAATATTTAATTTAGGGACACTTTGAATGCGGTCTCTAACTATCAACAGAGAGAATAAAGTGAATCCGATGATTATCTCAATATGGCAAGTGCGAGCATGAAAACATGATTAGCATTCATGTAAACTGGCACTGAGGTAATTAACAAGCCACTTGACAAGCCTGATGAGTGgtcagaatatatatatatatatatatataaaatatgtgCACCCCAACGAAATTGAAGACAATAGTAGTACGACCAACAACAATCCAGGACCCATCGAAGTTCATGATCCCAAAACGGCTGAGTAGGCTTGCAGACGGGAGCTGGAACCTGGAGGTTTGGCAGGAAGGGGTTGTCATGTAGTGCTTTGAGGAATGAACTAATGGAAATAGTAGTTAGGGGTAAGTGGCTTGTTGCTCAATTGGTTAAGATCATTCGTCCATGCCTATGAGATCTTGTGTTAAATTTTATTCTCCGTAGTTTAGTTAATGCAAATTATTCTatcatttgtaaaaaaaatagtaGTTGGAGTTTTGGGTATGTGAGTAAGACAACACACTGCTGTTAATTTTTATGCAAGAAAGTGAAAAAACAGGAGGCGGCATTTAATCTACAAAAATTCTCAAAGTTTTGAAGCACTGGTAGAAGGTTTATAGAAGACATGGGAGCAACCATTCTCGATACAAGAGATATTGAGGAGCTACGTGGCAGTGAACAGTCATTCTTGTAGAATTCTAAAATActagaaatattgaaaaaaattctCGAACTTGATTAATAATACAATAAGCTTACAAACCTAAGGCCAATATAAccttatttataatgtacttAACCCTAGAAATTCTAAGAATCAAAATAGGAATAAAGAAAATAaccaaatatattaaaaaatcgtaaaatattaaaacctcattttaaaCTTGGTACACGATATAATTCGCACAAATTTTGACTTCGCTCATTGCTTTCAAAGGATTTTGTAGATCTCATTGTTTCTTTCAAATCCATATGTAACGGGCTCAAAGCTGACATGTCAAACGAAAGTTACTTTAACCTAAACAACTCGAAAAATTCAAAACATCCACTTCTAGGATATGCTAGCAGCAAATAACCTTGTAACCCATGAATTACCGATTCTCCAATCACCTTTTAGATTAAATACCGCCTTCGTCTTTTAACTTTCCCGCATAAAAGATAACACCAATTTTATTATACGTCGGTATGATGCAGGAAAATTGGTACTGATCTGAAGCTCGTAGGTGCACGAGGAAACTTGACTCCATACAACCACAAAAAACACATGTTTTCTAGAGTCTAACCAAGGATCAATGGCTAGACATGATCATTGCATGTCCTTCATGAAACACAACTTGAGGTACTTCTCCCTATCTTAACTCTTAATTCATCTAATATTGATGAATCTAGTACtgcttcaattcatccaatggTTACTAGATCAAAGAATGGTGTTTTACCACAAAGAAGCTACAAAGGATATCTTGCTGCCTTATCTGAGCTTCAATCTTTGCAATTAACTCAAGATGAATTTTTGGTGGAGGTTTCTCTTTTCTAGCTAGCAATATTGATGTTGCATAACCAATAACTTTCAGAAGGGCAGCATCCATGCCACAATGGCAGAATGCAATGCAAGAGGAATACAATTCCCTCAGGGCTTAAGGAACATGGGAACTTGTATCACCACCAGTTGAGAGATCAATCATTGGTAGCAAATGGGTATACAAACTCAAAAAGAACCTTGATGGGTCTATATCAAGGTATAAAACTAGGTTGGTAGCACAAGGATTTTCACAAGAACAAGGAGTTGATTGCTTAGAAACCTTTAGTCCTGTTGTTAGATACACAACAATGAGAATATTACTAGCATTGGCTACAATCAATCATTGAGATTTAAGACAGTTAGATAACAAGAATGCATTCTTGCATGGTGATctacaaaagaaaatttacaTGAAACAGCCTAAAGGATTTATGGATATGGCTAGTTCGTCATATGTTTGCAAGTTAATTAAGTCATTGTATGGTCTTAAGCAAGCTTCGAGAGCCTGGAACTCAAAATTCACAAGTTACTTACCTGCAATGGGGTTTAAAGCTTCTGCTTTTGACTCAAGTTTGTTTGTTAAGCAAAGTGATAGTGATGTTGTCATTCTACTGCTATACGTAGATGATATTATACTTACTGGATCAAATCCTAGCAAGGTACAAAGTGTTATTTGAGCTTAAAGATATGGGAAAGCTGACTTACTTCCTTGGTTTGCAAGTTAACTACAAAAAGAATGGTGATATTTGTGTAAACCAG is drawn from Malus domestica chromosome 14, GDT2T_hap1 and contains these coding sequences:
- the LOC103455249 gene encoding nucleobase-ascorbate transporter 6 isoform X1; the protein is MASGGGGGAPKVTEPQPHPPKEQLPNVSYCITSPPRWPDAILLGFQHYLVMLGTSVLIPSALVPQMGGGNEEKAKVIQTLLFVAGLNTLKQTLFGTRLPAVIGGSYTFVPTTISIILAGRFSDGQDPIEKFKRTMRAIQGALIVASTLQIVLGFSGLWRNVARFLSPLSVVPLVGMVGFGLYELGFPVLAKCVEIGLPELIILVFISQYLPHIIHKGKPIFDRFAVIFSVVIVWIYAHLLTVGGAYNDTGPKTQASCRTDRAGLINAAPWIRVPYPFQWGAPSFDAGEAFAMMAASFVALVESTGAFIAVSRYASATPVPPAILSRGVGWQGVGILISGLFGTVTGSSVSVENAGLLALTRVGSRRVVQISAGFMIFFSILGKFGAVFASIPGPIIAALYCLFFAYVGAGGLSFLQFCNLNSFRTKFILGFSIFLGLSIPQYFNEYTAINGYGPVHTGGRWFNDMINVPLQSEAFVAGCVAYFLDNTLHRKDSSVRKDRGKHWWDKFRYFKGDSRSEEFYSLPFNLNKYFPSV
- the LOC103455249 gene encoding nucleobase-ascorbate transporter 6 (The RefSeq protein has 3 substitutions compared to this genomic sequence) gives rise to the protein MASGGGGGAPKVTEPQPHPPKEQLPNVSYCITSPPRWLVNDLTKSRPISGAADAILLGFQHYLVMLGTSVLIPSALVPQMGGGNEEKAKVIQTLLFVAGLNTLKQTLFGTRLPAVIGGSYTFVPTTISIILAGRFSDGQDPIEKFKRTMRAIQGALIVASTLQIVLGFSGLWRNVARFLSPLSVVPLVAMVGFGLYELGFPVLAKCVEIGLPELIILVFISQYLPHIIHKGKPIFDRFAVIFSVVIVWIYAHLLTVGGAYNDTGPKTQASCRTDRAGLINAAPWIRVPYPFQWGAPSFDAGEAFAMMAASLVALVESTGAFIAVSRYASATPVPPAILSRGVGWQGVGILISGLFGTVTGSSVSVENAGLLALTRVGSRRVVQISAGFMIFFSILGKFGAVFASIPGPIIAALYCLFFAYVGAGGLSFLQFCNLNSFRTKFILGFSIFLGLSIPQYFNEYTAINGYGPVHTGGRWVCNNYNKPLHSEAFVAGCVAYFLDNTLHRKDSSVRKDRGKHWWDKFRYFKGDSRSEEFYSLPFNLNKYFPSV